A section of the Labrus bergylta chromosome 21, fLabBer1.1, whole genome shotgun sequence genome encodes:
- the LOC110003761 gene encoding ankyrin repeat domain-containing protein 1 yields the protein MELQRSLSCDDDEMVADYESSVTQEKKDSARPVSVKTDKSGRLLLETPADLQNLLLLRKTKKEQKAAVRKSAAPPAAPVVPYYVDEEDFFKACDQNQLLLIDRYLETGGDVNARDSFERTGLHRASSKGHTEVITKLIEAGVNVHLRDKLRSTCLHCVCRGGNVSALKLLLNHGADITAKDKLDSTPLHVSVRTGHQDCVEHLIHCGAEVNTQDKEGDSPLHDAVRLNRCKIVQLLLQNGADTQVTNQDGCRPLDSVLEWQNETRTLLVKQKKE from the exons ATGGAGCTGCAGAG GTCGCTCAGCTGTGACGACGACGAGATG GTGGCGGACTATGAGTCGTCTGTCACTCAGGAGAAAAAAGACTCTGCTCGTCCAGTCAGCGTAAAG ACGGATAAATCCGGTCGTCTTCTGCTCGAGACTCCTGCTGACCTTcaaaatcttcttcttctgaggAAAACTAAGAAAGAGCAGAAAGCAGCTGTGAGGAAAtctgcagcgccccctgctgccCCGGTGGTG CCGTATTATGTGGACGAGGAGGATTTCTTTAAAGCCTGCGATCAGAATCAGCTGCTGTTGATTGACAGGTACCTGGAGACAGGCGGAGACGTCAACGCCCGGGACTCG tttgaACGTACAGGCCTGCACAGAGCGTCCTCTAAAGGTCACACAGAGGTCATCACTAAGCTGATTGAAGCCGGAGTGAACGTCCACCTGAGAGACAAG CTCAGGTCCACGTGTCTTCACTGCGTCTGTCGAGGAGGAAACGTGAGCGCGCTCAAACTGCTGCTGAACCACGGAGCGGACATCACAGCGAAGGACAAG ctgGACAGCActcctcttcatgtctctgTGAGGACCGGACATCAAGACTGTGTCGAACATCTGATTCACTGCGGAGCCGAAGTCAACACACAGGACAaa gaggGAGACTCTCCTCTTCATGACGCCGTGCGTCTCAACAGATGTAAAATCGTTCAGCTGTTGTTGCAGAACGGAGCCGACACACAGGTCACCAACCAG gacggCTGTCGTCCTCTCGACAGCGTGTTGGAGTGGCAGAATGAAACACGGACTCTCCTCGTCAAACAGAAGAAGGAGTGA
- the si:ch1073-416j23.1 gene encoding rac GTPase-activating protein 1 → MGESWLSGGESRLIVEELLALCLQRINMEENSIYMEREMVEVLKNFETVRKRWFHADLEMKKYKELLVKSDVAKAALEVKLKHARNQLDVEMKKRFKIEGDYQYLQRQMQLMCDILVHDSKSSAVLNDEQKSLLATFEHKGGNTTLHRSSKRLSVIDESSFLSHSDISYDRTDDDVDLDTTVIKPLRSRARERRRSSIGPLLGCPVGKRGRGGNISSELLERKTVEKEVETIVKAAVTSPETRDQIHMVQGITQETPENPTQTVNQECALSPGGVGDQTSVWFPDETTVEPESEAHSDDRSSYIFRSEKTSKHVFLSKTVIRPETCTPCGKRIRFGKMAVKCRNCRVVSHPECKHKFSDGCFDAATTRSTAQQNTLEGFAPLNHPRVPQLVVECVAEIERRGLEERGLYRVPGGERLVKELRDRFIQGKTPLMLCKVSDVHGICGLLKDFLRKLKEPLITFRLHRTFMEAAEVINEEKSITVMYQALAKLPKANRDTLAFLMLHLHKVMRSPPCQMDQNNLARVFGPTIVGHGMSEPSPTTIMRDTNTQPKVICRLLSLPEAYWRRVLSDHNSSSTTVAYSQDGGHGRLFKPVTSPELSSYYKNATYGSLRGRVRNVSNVPTSSRADPGKRFFTSPS, encoded by the exons ATGGGGGAGTCCTGGCTCAGCGGGGGGGAGTCTCGGCTCATCGTGGAGGAGCTCCTCGCTCTTTGTCTCCAGAGGATCAACATGGAGGAGAACTCGATCTACATGGAGAGAG agATGGTGGAGGTGCTGAAGAACTTTGAGACGGTGAGGAAACGCTGGTTTCATGCTGACCTGGAGATGAAGAAGTACAAAGAGCTGCTGGTGAAGTCGGACGTGGCCAAAGCTGCTCTGGAGGTGAAACTGAAGCACGCCAGAAACCAGCTCGACGTGGAGATGAAGAAACGCTTCAAGATTGAGGGAGACTACCAGTACCTG CAGAGGCAGATGCAGCTCATGTGCGACATCCTCGTCCACGACAGCAAATCAAGCGCCGTGCTGAACGACGAACAGAAATCGCTGCTCGCCACATTTGAACACAAAGGAGGCAACACGACGCTGCACCGCAGCAGCAAACG GTTGTCGGTGATCGATGAGTCGTCCTTCctgtctcactctgacatcagcTACGACCGCACAGACGACGACGTG gatCTGGATACAACAGTGATTAAACCTCTGAGATCTCgagccagagagagaaga cgcTCGTCGATTGGTCCTCTTCTCGGCTGTCCGGTCGGGAAGCGAGGGCGAGGTGGGAACATTTCTTCTGAGCTGCTGGAGAGAAAAACTGTGGAGAAG GAGGTGGAGACGATAGTGAAAGCGGCTGTGACCTCTCCAGAGACCAGGGATCAGATCCACATGGTGCAGGGAATCACACAGGAGACACCGGAGAACCCGACCCAGACCGTCAACCAGGAGTGTGCACTTTCTCCAGGAGGAGTTGGAG aCCAAACGTCTGTGTGGTTTCCCGATGAGACGACGGTCGAACCTGAAAGTGAAGCCCACTCAGACGACAGATCATCGTACATCTTCAGATCTGAGAAAACCTCCAAACACGTCTTCCTGTCTAAAACG GTGATCCGGCCTGAGACCTGCACGCCATGTGGAAAGAGGATCCGCTTTGGGAAGATGGCGGTGAAGTGTCGAAACTGCCGCGTGGTCTCTCATCCAGAGTGCAAACACAAATTTAGCGACGGTTGTTTTGACGCTGCTACGACTAGGAGTACAGCTCAACAG AACACGTTGGAGGGTTTCGCTCCCCTCAATCATCCCCGAGTTCCTCAGCTGGTGGTGGAGTGTGTGGCCGAGATCGAGAGGAGGGGGCTGGAAGAG AGGGGGCTGTACCGGGTTCCTGGGGGGGAACGTCTGGTGAAGGAGCTCAGGGACCGGTTCATACAGGGGAAAACTCCGCTCATGCTCTGTAAGGTCTCGGACGTTCACGGGATCTGTGGCCTTCTGAAGGACTTTCTGAGGAAACTGAAGGAACCTCTGATCACCTTCAGGCTGCACAGAACCTTCATGGAGGCTGCAG AGGTGATTAATGAAGAGAAGAGCATCACCGTCATGTATCAGGCCCTCGCCAAGCTGCCGAAGGCCAACAGAGACACGCTGGCCTTCCTCATGCTTCATCTACACAA ggtgATGAGGAGTCCTCCGTGTCAGATGGATCAGAATAACTTGGCCCGAGTTTTTGGTCCAACCATCGTGGGACACGGGATGTCTGAGCCGTCTCCGACGACCATCATGAGAGACACCAACACTCAGCCCAAG GTGATTTGTCGCTTGTTGTCCCTCCCTGAAGCCTACTGGAGGCGTGTCCTGTCGGATCATAACTCGTCCTCGACCACGGTGGCGTACAGTCAGGATGGTGGACACG gccGGTTATTCAAACCGGTGACGTCTCCGGAGTTGAGCAGCTACTATAAAAACGCCACTTATGGATCTCTGAGAGGTCGGGTCAGGAACGTCTCCAATGTTCCCACCAGCAG TCGAGCAGATCCGGGAAAGAGGTTCTTCACGTCACCCAGCTGA
- the LOC110003763 gene encoding alpha-N-acetylgalactosaminide alpha-2,6-sialyltransferase 2, whose translation MGTWRKLLIGLFTASSLMLLYLCVHLEKLTSWSIHSREHLQVFTLGEKRYASKHDQNTESPESEPSAPVHGASDGRPSLHPGSNSQVTAEPFGRESERNDKHARTTQTPTLKCQTTPTTEHKAAENNRVLNVSKASSGPVEGSDKTTRTMFSTKAPIVKPQRPAKVTRSKKEPAFIGDSYLSEDNQLQTLCSDGLQSRVKKSEFGERYLNNIPILMLAKHATPEQYQRLKKYTPVHGWSGINYTMLVETLSLLNSSANLQMFDDWKDHSKNSECVRCAVVGNGGILNNSKKGEEIDSHHYVFRTNGAIIKGFEQDVGSRTTHYTFTTTTLSNSYKRYKGLGFKGPPLSKETRYVMLPSHERDYLMVKAAVTHTRVERGRDRGKDPTKMFGKDVSAKKLKMLHPDFMRYLRNRFLHSKYLTARNARNYRPSTGAVMLLAALHTCDEVSAYGFMTPGYEKFSRYYYDKGLRPVGFTTNHDLKMELVLWQQLHQAGLMRLYMRE comes from the exons ATGGGGACGTGGAGGAAGCTGCTGATTGGCCTGTTCACCGCCAGCTCCTTGATGCTTCTCTACCTGTGTGTACACCTGGAGAAGCTTACATCCTGGTCCATACACTCCCGGGAACACCTTCAAGTCTTCACTCTGGGAGAAAAAAGATATGCGAGCAAACATGATCAAAACACAGAGAGTCCAGAGAGCGAGCCGTCTGCCCCCGTCCATGGAGCCTCTGACGGACGTCCAAGTCTTCATCCAGGGAG CAACTCACAAGTCACTGCGGAGCCTTTTGGCAGAGAGAGTGAGCGCAATGATAAACACGCACGGACCACCCAGACTCCGACTCTGAAGTGTCAGACAACACCAACCACTGaacacaaagcagcagagaaCAACAGAGTCCTGAATGTCTCAAAGGCCAGTTCCGGGCCGGTTGAAGGCTCAGACAAAACAACCAGAACTATGTTCAGCACCAAAGCTCCCATAGTGAAGCCTCAGAGACCCGCAAAGGTAACCAGGTCAAAAAAAGAGCCAGCCTTCATTGGAGACAGTTACCTGAGTGAAGACAACCAGCTACAGACA CTCTGCTCAGACGGTCTCCAAAGTCGGGTCAAGAAATCTGAATTTGGGGAGCGGTATCTGAACAACATCCCGATCCTGATGCTGGCTAAACATGCGACTCCTGAGCAGTATCAACGGCTAAAGAAGTACACACCAGTCCACGGCTGGAGCGGGATCAATTACACAA TGCTGGTGGAAACTCTTTCCCTCCTCAACTCTTCCGCTAACTTGCAGATGTTTGACGACTGGAAGGACCACAGTAAGAACTCCGAGTGTGTCCGCTGTGCTGTGGTGGGGAACGGGGGGATCCTGAATAACTCAAAGAAAGGGGAGGAGATCGACAGTCACCACTATGTCTTCAG gaCAAACGGGGCAATCATTAAGGGCTTTGAGCAGGACGTGGGGTCTCGGACCACCCACTACacattcaccaccaccacactGAGTAACTCGTATAAAAGGTACAAAGGTCTTGGCTTTAAAGGACCCCCTTTGTCTAAG GAAACACGATATGTGATGCTGCCATCTCATGAACGTGATTACCTGATGGTGAAGGCCGCGGTGACACACACCCgagtggagagagggagagaccggGGAAAAGA TCCAACCAAAATGTTTGGAAAGGACGTGTCAGCTAAGAAGTTGAAGATGCTTCATCCTGATTTCATGCGTTACCTCCGGAACAG ATTCCTCCATTCTAAATATCTGACCGCTAGAAATGCGAGAAATTACCGTCCGTCGACTGGAGCTGTGATGCTGCTGGCTGCACTGCACACCTGTGACGAG GTGAGTGCGTACGGCTTTATGACTCCAGGCTACGAGAAGTTCTCCAGGTACTACTACGACAAAGGCCTCCGCCCGGTAGGCTTCACCACCAACCACGACCTGAAGATGGAGCTGGTCCTCTGGCAGCAGCTGCATCAGGCGGGGCTCATGAGACTCTACATGCGCGAGTGA